In the genome of Longimicrobiales bacterium, one region contains:
- the asnS gene encoding asparagine--tRNA ligase: MVDIKRLGAHVGESVTVRGWVEATRGHGKVAFIVLRDGTGTLQGVVVKSVVNESEWELYGSLTQECVVALTGEVKEDARAPGGYELGISSIELISPSDEYPIQPKEHGVDFLLDNRHLWLRSSMQRAGLKVRSEISQAVHDYFYKNDFVRIDTPILTGAIGEHAGSLFETDYFGENAYLAQTGQLYVEAACPAFQKVYCFGPTFRAEKSKTRRHLTEFWMIEPEVAFNDSDDNMRLQEDFISYLVERALENCSEELKVLERDTSKLEHIKPSFPRVSYTEAVEILKAKGSDIEWGADLGAGDEATIMEDYDLPVFVYNYPKSAKAFYMKENPDDPRTVLCDDLLAPEGYGEIIGGSQREDDLDRLTARIHEEGLPEEAYKWYLDLRRFGSFPHSGFGLGLERTVGWITGRHHIREMIPFPRLTNRLYP, translated from the coding sequence ATGGTCGATATCAAGCGGCTCGGCGCTCACGTCGGGGAAAGTGTCACGGTACGAGGCTGGGTCGAGGCGACCCGGGGGCACGGAAAAGTGGCGTTCATCGTCCTTAGAGACGGTACGGGGACACTTCAGGGTGTGGTCGTGAAGAGTGTGGTGAACGAGTCCGAGTGGGAGTTATACGGCTCTCTTACCCAAGAGTGTGTCGTCGCCCTTACGGGGGAGGTCAAGGAAGATGCGCGCGCTCCGGGAGGGTACGAGCTAGGCATCTCCTCTATCGAGTTGATCTCGCCGTCGGATGAGTACCCGATCCAGCCTAAGGAACACGGCGTCGATTTTTTGCTCGACAACCGGCACCTGTGGCTTCGATCTTCCATGCAACGTGCGGGCCTCAAGGTTCGATCGGAGATCTCGCAGGCGGTACACGACTACTTTTACAAGAACGACTTCGTCCGAATCGACACCCCGATCCTCACCGGTGCCATCGGTGAACACGCAGGATCGCTCTTCGAGACGGACTACTTCGGAGAGAACGCCTACCTCGCACAGACCGGCCAGCTCTACGTCGAGGCTGCTTGCCCGGCGTTCCAGAAGGTTTACTGCTTCGGGCCCACATTCCGTGCGGAGAAGTCCAAGACGCGTCGGCACCTCACCGAGTTCTGGATGATCGAGCCCGAAGTCGCGTTCAACGATTCGGACGACAACATGCGCCTCCAGGAGGACTTCATCTCCTACCTGGTCGAACGCGCGCTTGAGAACTGTTCGGAAGAACTCAAGGTGCTGGAGCGGGACACGAGCAAGCTCGAACACATCAAGCCGTCCTTCCCGCGTGTGAGCTACACGGAGGCCGTGGAGATTCTCAAGGCCAAGGGCTCGGACATCGAATGGGGTGCGGACCTCGGAGCGGGGGATGAGGCCACGATCATGGAGGACTATGACCTGCCCGTCTTCGTGTACAACTACCCGAAGTCGGCGAAGGCCTTCTACATGAAGGAGAACCCGGACGACCCCCGCACGGTTCTGTGCGACGATCTGCTCGCTCCCGAGGGATACGGAGAGATCATTGGTGGGTCGCAACGCGAGGACGATCTGGATCGACTCACGGCCCGCATTCATGAGGAAGGGCTGCCTGAGGAAGCGTATAAGTGGTACCTCGACCTTCGGCGGTTCGGCTCGTTCCCTC